The following is a genomic window from Niabella soli DSM 19437.
TTTTTAATTCTTCTAAAAATGTCAAATTTAAAAAACAATGATCTTTGCCTGGTATTTGAAAAGACATGAAAACGAGGAAAATTCAGGGACCGATAAGGGATAAGCAAAAAACCATGCAAAAGTTGCTACAGGCAGTGGGAGCTATTTTAAAGAGCGAAGGACATAAAGGACTAAAAGTGAGTAAGATAGCGGACCGGGCAAAAGTAGATAAAAAACTGATTTACAATTATTTTGGAAGCCTCAACGGATTGATCGACTGCTATCTCAAGGAGCACGATTTTTGGAAACGCACCGATCATGTTTTGAAGGCTAACCCCATCACGGATGTTACCCCCGGGCTGATGAGCGGTATCTTTAAAAACCAGTTTGATTTTTTAGAGCGTTCGAATGAAATGCAGAACATCATTCTTTGGGAGCTGAGTGAATACAACCGGCAGCTTTCCGAATTGGTGGATGAGCGGGAACGCTTTGGGGAAGGTATCTTTCAACTTTCGGATAAATATTTTGCCGGCACACCGGTGAATTTCCGTGCGGTTAACGCATTACTCGTCGCAGCGGTGTATTATATTGTGTTGCATAAGCGGTACAATAAAAACACGTTCTGCAGTATTGATGTAACTACTCATGAAGGAAAAGATCAAATTCTTAATGCGATTGACCAAATCATCAACTGGTGTTATACGGAGGCAGCAAAATCAAAAAAGGCAACCGGAAAAAAAATTAATCCGGCGTCGTAAAGCCGTATTTATGGTACACCGCTTTTGCGTCGGCAGTTTTTAGAAAATCAATAAAGTCTTTTGCAGCCTGTTTATGCGGTGCATTCTTTAATATGCCTGCCATATAGGTTGCTGTTATGTTCTCTTTATCGGGGATCGCAACCAATGCAATGGGATGATCGATCAACTGCTGATAATACGCTTCAGAATACCAGACCGGTCCTGCATCGCATTTTTGATAAAGGATCCATAAAGGTGTTTGACGGTGATGGATCTGCGTTAACAGGGTCGTTCCTTTGCTTACCTTCTCCTTCATGATCGCATTTTCCAGGGCTGCGCCGCCCGCTTTAACATAGGCCGCCACAATACGCTTTCCAATACCTTCAAATTCAGGATTGGGCATTGCTACTTTAACATCGCTCCTTGCCAGATCTTTTAAGCCTGCAACCCGTTTCGGGTTTCCCTTTGGTACCATTATGGCTAGTTTATTATACGCATACGCTATGGTGTCGGAAAAAGCATTGGCCATTTGATCAATCCTTGTTTTGCCGGCCGTGTAAATATCCGGCTTTAGGGTTATCCTCATATTACCTACCGTTAAAGAGCCGCCTTCCACCTGCTTTGCAAGGATTCCGGGGGGAAGCGTTTCCGCAAATATCCGGGTATACTGCGGATGCTTTTTTTTAAATGCCGCCAGCAGCTCATCAATACACATAAATTGATTGCCCGCAAAAAACAATACTAATTGCGGATCATTAATATCTCCGTACAGGTCCGGCACATTATCGATGCCGGGTACGGTAAATAGTACGTTGCTTTCGGGTGGCTTGTTCCAGGGCGGATCAAAGCGATGTTCCTGTGCGTTCAGGTCAACCAGGAAATTAAAACTCAATAACAACAGGATCAGGATTCTTTTCATTTGTTTGTTTTTAAATGCAGCGCCGTTCTGAGACCGGCTGGAACATATTTGATTAGCGCCGGATGGCGCTAAAGCGGCGGTTCTGAAACGATTAGCAAACAGGAGCTTCCCGCCTTCACGTCTTCCCGGCTTCCATTGTCGTGCCTCAGGGCTTTATAACCGCCC
Proteins encoded in this region:
- a CDS encoding TetR/AcrR family transcriptional regulator, translated to MQKLLQAVGAILKSEGHKGLKVSKIADRAKVDKKLIYNYFGSLNGLIDCYLKEHDFWKRTDHVLKANPITDVTPGLMSGIFKNQFDFLERSNEMQNIILWELSEYNRQLSELVDERERFGEGIFQLSDKYFAGTPVNFRAVNALLVAAVYYIVLHKRYNKNTFCSIDVTTHEGKDQILNAIDQIINWCYTEAAKSKKATGKKINPAS
- a CDS encoding molybdate ABC transporter substrate-binding protein, whose product is MKRILILLLLSFNFLVDLNAQEHRFDPPWNKPPESNVLFTVPGIDNVPDLYGDINDPQLVLFFAGNQFMCIDELLAAFKKKHPQYTRIFAETLPPGILAKQVEGGSLTVGNMRITLKPDIYTAGKTRIDQMANAFSDTIAYAYNKLAIMVPKGNPKRVAGLKDLARSDVKVAMPNPEFEGIGKRIVAAYVKAGGAALENAIMKEKVSKGTTLLTQIHHRQTPLWILYQKCDAGPVWYSEAYYQQLIDHPIALVAIPDKENITATYMAGILKNAPHKQAAKDFIDFLKTADAKAVYHKYGFTTPD